In Rhizobium binae, one genomic interval encodes:
- a CDS encoding ATP-dependent DNA helicase, producing the protein MATSCGVCVISGGAGTGKTTVVRAILAALEALRDDLPLAHRGGIEHLQVALAGRAVRRISEATGRPACTLSRLVHDIENAGRKIRGGTIIFDEASMLDTPSIYRVLVQLPPEVDLIFIGDPGQLPPIGPGLPFHTMVKTQGIPAVTLEIVHRQDDATGIPAIASSIRHGKPVNLRRFDPNVALSPGVYLFPASKEDIATKALAAFRAMCGPAPANGMTSALHELDVQMLTQVKNGPAGSKELNRAIETEYMACQPRIEDWGLSAGSRIMWLRNDYSKAPRLDPAGNPVTDKVTGEPICSGFMNGSLGVLKKLHPKGAWVRFDDGAEDAITAADLEKLTHGWAISVHKAQGSAFRRVIIPVIRSRLLDRTMLYTAITRAIETVVLVGEIDHINEIVTSAPRSLSRVTALRFELE; encoded by the coding sequence ATGGCGACGTCCTGCGGTGTATGCGTCATCAGCGGCGGCGCCGGCACAGGCAAGACCACCGTCGTACGGGCGATCCTCGCTGCACTGGAAGCGTTGCGCGACGATCTTCCGCTCGCCCACCGCGGCGGGATCGAGCACCTGCAGGTGGCCTTGGCAGGACGCGCTGTGCGACGGATCAGCGAGGCCACCGGCCGTCCGGCCTGCACCCTCTCCCGACTGGTGCATGACATCGAAAACGCCGGCCGTAAGATTCGTGGTGGGACGATTATATTCGACGAGGCCTCAATGTTGGATACGCCCTCGATCTATCGGGTGCTCGTGCAATTGCCGCCCGAGGTCGACCTGATCTTCATCGGCGATCCCGGCCAACTTCCGCCGATCGGGCCGGGCCTTCCGTTCCACACGATGGTCAAAACCCAAGGCATCCCTGCCGTCACTCTGGAAATCGTGCATCGGCAGGACGATGCTACCGGCATTCCAGCCATCGCCTCCTCCATCCGTCATGGCAAACCCGTGAACCTGCGGCGGTTCGATCCGAACGTCGCGCTCTCTCCGGGCGTTTATCTCTTTCCTGCCTCGAAGGAGGACATCGCGACCAAAGCGCTGGCCGCGTTCCGCGCCATGTGTGGCCCGGCACCTGCAAACGGCATGACTTCGGCACTGCACGAGCTCGACGTGCAGATGCTCACCCAGGTGAAAAACGGACCTGCCGGTTCGAAGGAACTGAACCGCGCCATCGAGACGGAATACATGGCCTGCCAGCCCAGGATCGAGGATTGGGGCTTGAGTGCGGGCTCCAGGATCATGTGGCTCAGGAACGACTACTCAAAGGCGCCGCGGCTCGATCCGGCGGGCAATCCGGTGACCGACAAGGTCACGGGAGAGCCAATCTGCTCGGGGTTCATGAACGGCTCCCTCGGCGTGTTGAAGAAGCTCCATCCGAAAGGTGCCTGGGTCAGGTTCGACGACGGCGCCGAGGATGCAATCACTGCAGCTGATCTCGAAAAGCTGACACACGGCTGGGCGATCAGCGTGCATAAGGCGCAAGGCTCTGCCTTCCGCCGCGTCATCATTCCCGTCATTCGCTCCAGGCTACTTGACCGAACCATGCTTTACACCGCGATCACGCGGGCGATCGAGACCGTGGTGCTTGTCGGCGAGATCGATCACATCAATGAAATCGTCACCTCTGCACCGAGAAGCTTATCGCGCGTGACTGCGCTCCGTTTTGAGCTGGAATAA